A region of the Pricia mediterranea genome:
TTGATATGGAAGCGTACCATCGCCTCCCAGATGAGCGATGCCCAGTTAGAGCGTACCAATGTCAAGATAAAGGCCAACACGCATTCCGAGGAGTTCAGCGCCAACGGCGAGGTCATTAAGTTCGACGGGTTTTTAAAAGTGTATTTGGAAAGCTCCGACGAAGAAGATACCCCCGAGGAGCAAGAGGGGATGCTGCCCGCTATGAAAGTCGGCGAGACCCTGCTCAACAACTATATTACTGCGACCGAACGTTTTACTCGGCCGCCTTATCGGTTTACCGAGGCCTCTTTGGTGAAAAAACTCGAGGAACTGGGTATCGGCCGACCATCTACTTATGCCCCGACCATATCGACCATTCAAAACAGGGGTTATATCGAAAAAGGCACTATCGAAGGTACGGAAAGAAATTACGTGCAGTTGGTGATGGAATCCGATAAAGTGAAGGTAAAGAAGCTGACGGAGACCGTTGGTTCCGACAAAGGGAAGATGGTGCCCACGGACATCGGAATGATCGTCAATGACTTTTTGGTAAACCATTTCGGAAACATCCTCGATTATAACTTTACGGCCAAAGTAGAGGAGGACTTCGATGAAATCGCGGAAGGCGATGAAGATTGGCAACGGGTGATGAAAGATTTTTATAAGGATTTTCACCCCACGGTGCTCGATGTAGAGGAAAACGCGGACCGTGCCAGCGGGGAGCGGATTCTGGGCAAAGATCCCAAGTCGGGCCGGCAGGTCTCCGTCCGCTTGGGGCGATTCGGTCCTATGGTACAGATGGGTACGGTCGATGATGAAGAGAAACCCAAGTTTGCCAGCCTGTTGCCCGACCAGTCCCTCGCCACGATTACCTACGATGAGGCCATGGAGCTGTTCAAACTTCCTAGAAAACTGGGCGTTTTCGAAGGCGAGGAGGTAGAGGCTAATGTAGGGCGTTACGGGCCCTATGTGCGTTTCGGCAAGAAGTTTGTGTCCCTTGCAAAAGGGGAAAGTGCCTTTGAGGTGGATTTTGACCGTGCCGTGGAGCTGATCAAGGAAAAACAAAAGGCCGATGCGCCCATCTATAAGTATGAGGGCAAAGATGTCACGAAGGGAAAAGGCCGGTTCGGACCTTTTATCAAGTGGGACGGCATGTTTATCAACGTCAACAAGAAATATGATTTCGACAACCTCTCCGAAGCCGACCTGATCGAATTGATCGAGGCCAAGAAGCAAAAGGAAATCGACAAGATCGTCCAAAATTGGGAGGAAGAAGGCATCCGGATAGAGAAGGCACGCTGGGGCCGACATAATATCGTTAAGGGAAAGACCAAGGTAGAGCTCGCCAAGTCGGTAGATGCAGCGGCCATGTCATTGAAGGAAGCCAAGGAACTGCTCGCCAAGAAAGCCCCGAAAAAGAAAAAGACAACCAAGAAGAAAGCTACAGCGAAGAAAAAGACCACAGCGAAGAAGAAGACCACAGCGAAGAAGAAGAAATAGGGTGGTAATAGGGCCGGGCCGCTAAGTAAGATTTAAGGTTCAATCGCTACTTCGTAGCTGTTCAAGGTCTAAGGTTGTTTTCTTCCAAACCTTAAACCTTAAATACGTTCAAGAGCCCAGTTCTTACGTTCTCAACTTCCACCTATCAGAGCAACTAATAACTTGAAGAACAACCTCACTCCGATGGCATTCGATTTCCTAACCCCTGTCGAAAACAAGGTGTTGGTGCACGGCGAAAAGTTGCCGGCACAGGCCTTGGGCAAACATCTAAAAATTCATACCGAACAAGACGGACTCCCAGACCT
Encoded here:
- the topA gene encoding type I DNA topoisomerase, translated to MAKNLVIVESPAKAKTIEKFLGKDYKVESSFGHIADLPSKELGVDVEKNFEPKYIVDKDKKAVVKKLKGLADKAELIWLASDEDREGEAISWHLAEELKLDEKKTRRIVFNSITKSAIQKAIENPRKINYNLVNAQQARRVLDRLVGYELSPVLWKKIKPGLSAGRVQSVAVRLIVERERAIEAFTPEASFKISAEFKTEEGSVFTAKLNKAFPSQEAAQKFLDKNIGADFSVGSLDKKPAKKSPSAPFTTSTLQQEASRKLYFSVSRTMQVAQRLYEAGLITYMRTDSVNLSGEAIGAAKKAVISNYGEKYSKVRNYKGKSKGAQEAHEAIRPTNMKNASPSLERDQSKLYELIWKRTIASQMSDAQLERTNVKIKANTHSEEFSANGEVIKFDGFLKVYLESSDEEDTPEEQEGMLPAMKVGETLLNNYITATERFTRPPYRFTEASLVKKLEELGIGRPSTYAPTISTIQNRGYIEKGTIEGTERNYVQLVMESDKVKVKKLTETVGSDKGKMVPTDIGMIVNDFLVNHFGNILDYNFTAKVEEDFDEIAEGDEDWQRVMKDFYKDFHPTVLDVEENADRASGERILGKDPKSGRQVSVRLGRFGPMVQMGTVDDEEKPKFASLLPDQSLATITYDEAMELFKLPRKLGVFEGEEVEANVGRYGPYVRFGKKFVSLAKGESAFEVDFDRAVELIKEKQKADAPIYKYEGKDVTKGKGRFGPFIKWDGMFINVNKKYDFDNLSEADLIELIEAKKQKEIDKIVQNWEEEGIRIEKARWGRHNIVKGKTKVELAKSVDAAAMSLKEAKELLAKKAPKKKKTTKKKATAKKKTTAKKKTTAKKKK